The following proteins come from a genomic window of Halomicroarcula saliterrae:
- the pspAB gene encoding PspA-associated protein PspAB, protein MGLLSGLKSVLGMRAEADATRDADPDDLFGMSTAYVTMEADLGYAPTGDAALCFGDVDSTDFQAATDEVEAILDAGEAETGTEAEFTGDSHGYRWVVLHDDDFDDLVTSIHFAADTLIERRYGSRLLAALFAFEDERTGDRVYWVYSFRRGAYYPFAPDPDTDHERDQAAEFKLESKLGGELSLEDDKAYWYPLWPDRAGDHPWE, encoded by the coding sequence ATGGGACTGCTTTCCGGACTCAAGAGCGTCCTCGGCATGCGCGCGGAGGCCGACGCGACGCGGGACGCCGACCCGGACGACCTCTTTGGCATGTCGACGGCCTACGTGACGATGGAGGCCGACCTGGGCTACGCGCCGACCGGTGACGCCGCGCTCTGTTTCGGCGACGTGGACAGCACGGACTTTCAGGCTGCTACCGACGAGGTCGAGGCCATCCTCGACGCGGGCGAGGCCGAGACCGGTACCGAGGCGGAGTTCACCGGCGACAGCCACGGCTATCGCTGGGTCGTCCTCCACGACGACGACTTCGACGACCTCGTCACCTCTATCCACTTCGCCGCGGACACCCTCATCGAGCGCCGCTATGGCTCGCGGCTGCTGGCGGCGCTCTTTGCCTTCGAGGACGAGCGGACTGGCGACCGCGTCTACTGGGTGTACTCCTTCCGCCGGGGGGCCTACTACCCGTTCGCACCGGACCCCGACACCGACCACGAGCGCGACCAGGCGGCGGAGTTCAAGCTGGAGAGCAAGCTCGGCGGCGAACTCAGCCTCGAAGACGACAAGGCGTACTGGTACCCGCTGTGGCCCGACCGCGCGGGCGACCACCCGTGGGAGTGA